The genomic stretch ATAATAAAGTTATTGATCACTTGAAAGAAAAAGATGAAATTTTTGTCTTCAACGGCTTTGCAGGAGCTGATTCAAAATCCCGCATGCCAATCAGGGTGGTTAATGAATATGCATGGCACAACCTATTTGTGCATCAGCTTTTCATCCGTCCTACTGAGGAAGAGGCTCGCAGCCACGAAGCAGAATTCTCTGTGATTTCTGCTCCTACCTTCCTTGCTGATCCAAAAGTGGATGGCACCAATTCAGAGACATTCATCATCGTCTCATTCGAACGCCGTACAGTCTTGATCGGTGGTACAGAATATGCTGGAGAAATGAAAAAATCCATTTTCTCCGTCATGAACTATATGCTTCCTGAAAAAGACATCCTTCCTATGCACTGTTCTGCAAACGTAGGGCTGGAAGGCGACGTAGCACTTTTCTTCGGTCTTTCCGGAACAGGGAAAACCACTTTGTCTGCAGATCCGAACCGCCGCTTAATCGGTGATGATGAGCACGGCTGGTCTTCAAACGGAGTATTCAATATCGAAGGCGGATGCTATGCCAAGTGCATCAACCTTTCCGAAGAGAAAGAACCACAGATCTTTAATGCCATCCGCTTCGGATCGGTTTTAGAAAACGTCATGCTTGATCCAAAATCAAGAGTGGCAGACTATGATGATACAACTCTTACAGAAAACACTCGTGCAGCCTATCCGCTGCAAGCCATAGATAACATTGTAGAGCCTAGCATTGCCGGTCATCCCAACACAATCATTTTCTTGACGGCAGATGCATTCGGAGTGCTGCCTCCTATCAGCAGATTAACAAAAGAGCAGGCTATGTACCACTTCTTAAGCGGATACACATCAAAGCTTGCCGGCACA from Falsibacillus pallidus encodes the following:
- the pckA gene encoding phosphoenolpyruvate carboxykinase (ATP) translates to MSSVSISNKLLELLNGHNIQMQLSVPQLVEKVLNRKEGVLTSSGAVRAETGKYTGRSPKDKFIVDEPSTRDKIDWGSVNTPISSEAFDRLYNKVIDHLKEKDEIFVFNGFAGADSKSRMPIRVVNEYAWHNLFVHQLFIRPTEEEARSHEAEFSVISAPTFLADPKVDGTNSETFIIVSFERRTVLIGGTEYAGEMKKSIFSVMNYMLPEKDILPMHCSANVGLEGDVALFFGLSGTGKTTLSADPNRRLIGDDEHGWSSNGVFNIEGGCYAKCINLSEEKEPQIFNAIRFGSVLENVMLDPKSRVADYDDTTLTENTRAAYPLQAIDNIVEPSIAGHPNTIIFLTADAFGVLPPISRLTKEQAMYHFLSGYTSKLAGTERGITSPQATFSTCFGSPFLPLPATKYAEMLGKKISEHNVQVFLVNTGWTGGEYGVGSRMKLSYTRAMVQAALEGELTNVETVKDDIFGLSVPIHVPGVPDDVLQPNKTWLDQEAYKKKAQELSSKFQENFKKFANVKEEIAELGGPLK